The following DNA comes from Gopherus flavomarginatus isolate rGopFla2 chromosome 5, rGopFla2.mat.asm, whole genome shotgun sequence.
catgctGCCCTCAAAGGGGCCAAGTGGTGAGCTCGCCTGGCAACCCTCAGCAGGACCGGCTCTCTCAGTGCAGGGATAGGAGGTGGAGCTCTCGAGTATCAGGaagcggggagggaaggaggaagggctatcacggggggcgggggggaggaagggtAGGGACACACATTGGTTCaggatggagggggcagggctctcaCCAGTTCAggatggaaggggtggggcggggctgtcACTGGTGTGAAGGGATAAGGGGGCAAGGCTCTCACCTGTGGGTCACAGGGAGCTCTCACGGGGGGTGGTGGAAGGGGGGGCTCTCACTGGTTCAGGATGCAGGGCTCTCACCAGTGCAGGGTCCATACTCCCAGCTGAGGTCAAACTGTTTAAGCATCTCCAGCTGGGCCGGGTGCAGGGAGCTGTCTGTGGGGGATTCAGCTGGGACAGGCACCGCCTCTGAGCAGCAGATGGGGACAGACAAATTAGCATTGCTGTGGAAATAGGTCCaggccccccagcagccccccccccccaacccagtgcAAGTCAGGAACCCCTGAGCCCAGTTGCTTCCCCCAGGGCTGAGCCTGAGTGGGCACGGCTTGAGAACACAGGCCGGTAACAGCAGCTAGCCCAGCTCTCAATGGCCAGGGGTAGATCAAGTGATAATGGTTATTACGGGTCTGTCCATGGCTCCAGATCTGTCCATCTCCCCCGCCCCAACGGGGTCACCTAACCCAGAGGGTGGGGTATATTGCAGGGACAATGTCACCCCCAGGACagaacccagccccagctctaaGAACGCAGCCCACTCTGTCTGAGCCACCGAGCCGCCTCAAGCTGCGAGGCTGAGACAGGCTCCAGTCTGCACCCCTGGCTTGACCACCTGGGGGTGGGCGGATGATAGTGAGCAGTACAGCACACTCATGCCCCCAACCCCTAAGACAGTTCTGCCCCTTCATCCCCCACCCCAAGACCGCTCTGCCCCTGTACCCCCCACATAGACCCTGAGACAGCTCCGCACCCTGCACTCCTCCAGCCTCTGACAGCTCCACTCCCTTGCACCTCCCAAAACAGCTCCACCCCGCATACCTTACACCTATTGAATCGGTTCTGCCTAGGAAACCAtgtgtccggttttcaactggaacactcAGTTGAAAAGGGGTCCTGGTGACTCCAgttagcaccactgactgggctgttaTCTGTCTGGTTGGCAGTGCcacacagcagggctggcaggctctccGCTACCCTCTGCGccgtgtggctcctggaagcagtggcatgatCCCCCTTCGGcttctatgcataggggcagtcaGCCCTCCCCCAGCGCACTGACCCCACGCCAAGCgccacctccacagctcccattggctgggaacagcagccaaagggagctgtggggtggtgcCTATGGATGCAGCACACAAGgccgcctggccacacctctgtgtaggagccagggagggacacgccgctgcttccaggagcttcttgaggtaagcactgcccagagcctgcactcctgaccccacccaggccccaaccccctacccaccctctgaacccctcggtcccaacccagagcaccctcttgcatcccaaatccctctgccccagcccaagccctcatccccccgcaccccaacccaagccctcatccccccgcaccccaaccctctgccccaacccaagccctcatccccccgcaccccaaccctctgccccagcccaagccctcatccccccgcaccccaaccctctgccccagcccaagccctcatccccccccctccagccctctgccccagccctcatccccccccaaccctctgccccagcccaaagccccctcatgcactctgaacccccagcccagagccccttcttgtaccccaaatccctcatagattcatagattctagggtcagaagggaccaatgtgatcatctagtccgaccccctgcacaaagcaggccacagaaccctacccatccacttctataacaaacccctaacctatgcctgagttattgaagtcttcaaattgtggtttgaagacctcaagctgcagagaatccaccagcaagtgacccatgccccatgctgcaggctcctccaagcctgcacccccagtcagagccctcacccccagcaccccaacttcctgccccagcctgtagccccctcccacactttgaacccctcagctccaccctgcagcccagagccctctctttcaccccaaactcttcatccttggccccaccccagtgccctAACCCCCTTttgcatcccaacccactgcctcagcctggagccccctcaacgcatttctggccccaccctagagcccacacccccagccagaacccttgCCCCcttgagccagcctggtgaaaatgagtgagtgagggtggggagagagggagatggagtgagcaggggcagggacagagccTCAGAGgaagggcggggcaagggtgtttggttttgtgtgggtAGACAGTTGACAACCCTAGTTCTGCCCCCTCTGCATCCCCTAGCTTCTGAGATGGCTCCACACCCATTCCCATGCCACCACCAATCCCTGCTCTACCCGCATCCCAAGATCCGGCTGTGCCATCCAGGGTCCCAGCTATGCCAGGCTAAGGTATGATCCCATcttctggggccctgcccctccatgggcCAGACATTCACCTGGCTGTAGGCTCCCCTCCTTGGTGTCAGGGTCCCGATGCTGCCTCTTCACCACCTGGAAAGAGTCGGTGATAAGCCGCTTCCTGCCCATGGCTCCTAGCTGCAGTGGGGAGCAGGAAAGTTTGTCAGTGGGGAAAGGAGGTTTGGGCCCTGGGGTAGCTCCCAAGAAGAGCCTGAGGGAGATGTCCCAAGGTGGCAAAACTAATGATCATTAAACATAACTACCCCTAGCTacactctgctcccctcccagggccaggatagaaccctggagtcctggcttCTAACCCCCTCCCCTGTAACTCCtagagcccactcccctcccagggccaggctagaacccgggagtcctggctTCTAACCCCCTCCCCTGTAActcctagaccccactcccctcccagggccaggctagaacccgggagtcctggctTCTAACCCCCTCCCCTGTAACTcctagaccccgctcccctcccagggccaggctagaacccgggagtcctggctTCTAGCCCCCTCCCCTGTAACTCCtagagcccactcccctcccagggccaggctagaacccgggagtcctggctTCTAGCCCCCTCCCCTGTAACTCCTAGACCCCGCTCCCCGTCCAGGGCCAGGctagaacccgggagtcctggctTCTAACCCCCACTCCTGTAACTcctagaccccgctcccctcccagggccaggctagaacccgggagtcctggctgtcagctccaaaccacagcccctccccctccgtccgcaaggaggggctgggggttccTCCTCCTGcgctcccagctctggggaggggcagacGGTCACAGGGACGGGACGGTACCGGAGACGGCTGCGATCGGCGCCAGGACATACTAACCCAGGCCAAGAGCCCTGTGGGGGTCCTGGGGCTCCGCCCTCCGCCCCGACACAATGAAGGGCCCCCACCTTCCGGGCCAGCAGCGAATGGGAGCGCTGCTTTCGCTTCGCCTTAAAAGGGCAAGCACAGCGGGGGGGATGCAGGGAGTGGGTCGGGGAAATGTCTGGGTGGAATAACATCCCAGAGCATGGGTGGGGGGGTGCACACAGCAGGGATGGGAGCAcggggggaagggatgggggacaCGATGCACACAGCAGGGATGGTGGGATGTGGAGGGCGCACATAGCAGGGATGGTGAGACGGGGAAAGGATGGGGGCACACAGGACGGATGGGGGCACAGGGGGAAAGGGATGGGGACACGGGAGTGCACACAGCAGGGATGGGAGcacggggggggagggatgggtggaCATAGGTGGTGCACACACCAGGGATGGAGACATGGGGGCAAATATAGCAGGGATGGGGGAACATGGGGGTGCACACACTGCAGTGATGGGAGCACGGGGGCAAGGCACagggggatgtgcagggtgcacaCAGCAGGGATGGGAGCATGGGTGGAAGAGTTGGGGGACACAGGTCACACAGCAGGGTTAGGgacatgggggaagggatggtGGACGTGGGGTGTGCACACagcagggatggggatgggggaggaggtgggggtgcaCACAGGAGGGATAGGGGTAAGGGGGGGAGGTCATGCCCATCCTGCTCTATCTCAAGGCAGGGATCGGACCCCAAGCAGTCCCTCTCCCCTCCTATCCCGAGGGGACTCATGTAAGCCAGTGAATTGGGGCTGGGATAATCTTCCCAcctccccaacccactgccctgctcCTAGGCAGGCTGAGCATCCCCATAGTGAATGGGTCAGCagggaccccctccctccctgtgaacAGTTTAGGGGGATAGGGTGGACACATAGGGCTGGCTTATTGGTGGGTGCTCACAAGGGACAAGGCCAGGACCAGACTCCTCCCTCAGTTTGATCTCTAAAATTGAGGGGAATAAATGGTCCTGagtagggagaggaggggagcatGGCAGGGTCTCACTCTGGGGTGTAGGGGATGCTAGGTATGGGGGGGAAGGAGTACAGTGGCATCTCACTCCGATGCAGGGGGTATGAGGGAGGGAAAACTGGGTATCTGGCAGTTGGGGGcattggggggagaggagcacactACAGTCTCAGATGCAGGGAGTACGGGGGGAGCATGGCAGGGTCTCATTCTGGGGCTGTTGGACTGAGCAGGTGcctgtgtggtgggggagggggactagAGAGGTCCTTGGGACccagggggagggcaggagagactCATCACTGACTGGGCTGGGGACAGGTGCCTGATATAAGCAGGTGCAAGTGATGGGcatgctgtgggagggaggatggagatAGTTTAGCATCCCTGTTCAtggtgctgtgctgctgactcCTCCCCAGGGACGGCAGGGGGAATGGACACAGCAGAGCTCTGGTTTTGCTGGAGAATCACCCTGAAGTCCAGTCTGGGGTAGGGGGCCTTACTGCACTAGGTGCCACACAGACACCAGATGGTGCCTGCCTTTGGCAGCCAGGCCTGTGGGCAGCACTAGAGAGCACAGAGTGGGACCACGTCCATGGggaacccctgccctgcctgccaggcTGCCTCAGCTCTGTTCCTGGCCTTGCCCCACAGGACCCTGTTCCTGCCATGGGCTGGGGAGATGGGAGCCCTGGGACAGAGTGAAGTTTGTTTAGGAGAGTGTGATGATCTCTACCTATGTTCACTCCTgttacaagactatgatacattttgtacaaagcacactgtaaggtatcatttgaaaactcatgatttgcTGATCATTACTGTCCTGATAAATGTGTGGCAATACTGTACATAAGATTGCACTGTATGATCTTACCAAGACATAGTCCAGCATGTTCTGGAGGGCAGTCACAAACAAGCTCCCCAAGACAAAAGGCTAGccaatgcctcagccaggtgtcaactaGATCAAATGAATAACCCCCTAATTCAGTGGCCACTCTTCAGCAGGAGAGTGCGTGTgggcaaaataaaatataaataaataaataaataaataaatctacatttgaCAAAGAAGCAGCTTCAGGTTCCTGGCCACAGACTCTGCCTCCAGAACATCAGCTAGAGATCATTCCTCTTATAGGCCTTTCCCTTGCACAGTAAAGGGCAGGTGCCCAAATcatctctcccttgctctctACCCATGACCTCATCAACACCAGaagaggaaaagcagcagcagtggactggggggcgggggaggggggaagaagatCCTGATTGAAAGAGATTTGTCCACTAAGCCCACTGGAACCCGATGTGAGAGACACCTTTGCTTTGTATTCACTTAGTTTGTTAAATTAGGTGTTGTTTTATCTTTTCCTTTATTGTAACAAATTCTGACTTTTACACCTCATCACTTTTAGTCATGTAAAttacatctttctgtagttaagatgttttgttgttttatctaaaccagttgTTTGGATTGCAGTGTTTGGGAAATGCATCTGGGATAACAAGATTGGTGcacatcattttctattaataaatgggctttatatgagcttgtatcatgcaggagggtgctgggcagtacaagatgcacatgtctgggactgggagtttgaTGATGTTGCCCTGTTGTGTAATTTGTAAATGACTAGCTATAGCACTCATGTAGTATAGTTGAGTGATTTACATGGTACAGGCTGTGTGAGAGCAGTCCAGGAGTTGGTGCTCTTACAGCAAAGCAAAGTAaagtaaaaggcaccccaggctagAGAATTAAGGGACACAGCTGTTCTATCAGTACTCTACATAATGTCTGTAACAGAGCAGACTCACCACTGCAACGCCTCCTGCAGGTTGTGCTGGGAGTTAGCTCTGTCCAGatgtggagcaccctctgcaggtagTGTCTCACCTGTTGTCTGCTCTGCTGTTGGGGACCCACGTTGCTCCCTGGCTTGCAGCATTCTCTTCTGGACACAGTCCTCCATCGGTGCCCAACTAGGTTCTCTCCCCTTTTGGCAGTATCAGCAGTTCTCAGTCTGCACCTGCCCTCATGACAAAGTGCAGCCCTGAAGTCTAGCCCTTTGCCTCAGGGGCCAGCCACAGTCTGTATCAGGccacacccctccacagccaggtGCAGGGGGGGAAGCCAGGCCtatccactactctgggtcccagcccagggaccctctggcagcagccatgtcctccctccttctctcccatcTACTGCTCACACTCCCTAGCCACTTGCCCTTTGGCCCTTGCACCTATCTTTCAAGGTTCTCAGCCTTGCAGATAACAGGTTGGAGCTTTTGCTCTGTTCCCCTGAGCCTGCCTAACACTGTGCTAGCTAACATCCCATTGCTgggagccagtcctcctccgtTGCTTATCCAGGGAAGACTGCTGTCACCCCTGCTTTGTAGCCTTTATATAggacccagcctggccctgattggctgcctttctgcccttttctgattggctgggttctgcacaGCATCCCTCCAGCCTGCTTTAACAGCTTCTCTGCTGAAGTGGGGCAACTGCCCCACTACAATGTCATAGtgttcccagacacccaatagatacaatgTCGTAGTGGTATAGTTGGCAGGATATATGCACAGATggttattttaaatgaagtgtaTATGTTAAGCACTGGTACAATGATTTAAAGAGTCTCAAGTACGGTGGCTGGAAAGGGTCAAAGAGAGGTTGCTGTTTGTTGTTTTCTATCTGCTTATTTTGGGTGAGGGAAATAGAAACAGAAAAGTGTAAAAATAAACCCCAGTGAAACAACTGCAAAGTTAGAACTGGCCAGATTGGAGGCAGAAGAGAGACAGAACACAGACTCCAAAAGTGGGAGGTAGAAAGGAGACCGAAAGAGCAGTCAGAAAGAAGATGAAGGAGACAGAAGCAGCTGCTGCATGGGAAGCTGAAGAAGCCTCCCATAAGCGAGCCACGGCGCCAAAGCACCAAGAAACTGAAGCCCAGAAGTGAGCTGAagagggagaggaaatacaaTTGAGAACTGTTGGAGAAGCATGGAAAGATCCTGGAGTCACCAACATCTCCCTCCACTTAAGGAACTCTCAACTGGGACGAGCTGTGTTGTTACAAGAGTGTGGACTTCAAGTAACCTGTATCTGGCACAACCGCAGCCATTTTGTATACTCAGCTACAATTAGTTAAAAATGAGAATGCTACATAGTTAGAAATAATGTGGCTATTGCCTAAGTAAAGCCGACAAAcaacggcacagctgcagctttgtacaaattaattaatttatttttaaaaagagtgtaAATAACTGGCCTTGGATCTGTGCACCTTACTGTTATGACTAGGAGTGACTTTGCTGATAAGTAGCATTATGAAGTGTGGggtgtggtggtttgttttttttttttgctgttgctaAGAAAATGTTAGCCTAGTAGAGGTTACTATAAGTTATAAATATGTACTTTGTTTTGAGTAACTTAAAAACATTAGTTGAAAAGTGTGCAATTTGGAGCAATTCAAGGAGGATTTCTAAGACTTAACAGACTGACATCTTACTCCCCAGCAGCTGGAAGCATGGCTGATCACCGGAAacctgctctgccactggtcctgcccccactctacccctgcCATGCACTcgcttctcccctcccaccccagcctcctgcatgccatgaaacagttgatcgaagagggaatgggaggcactgatcagcaaggctgctggtgggtgggagctgCTAGGAGAAAGGGGGAGCTTatagggggctgctgacgtattactgtggctctttggcaatgttcatTGGTAAATTCTTGCTCCTTCtcagctcaggttggccacccctgctctagactatTGCtgttgcatatgtgtgtgtgcttGAGACTTAAATAAAAAGGAGCTTTATGTGAAAGCGCTCATTTGTACCAATCATTTATCAGAGGGAGGAGTTGTCCTCATTGATTTAATTCCTGAAGCTGTTTGGAAGACAAAAATTAGTTACCAGAGTATCATATTCAAATAACTCCCAATAACAAATTTGGTGAGCTAGCCAGGAGTGGTGGAGAGGAAAGGGATGACTGGTACAAAGTTTGTTGCAATGGggactagagcagtgtttcccaaacttgggacgccgcttgtgtagggaaaagcccctggcaggccaggccggtttgtttacctgccatgtctgcaggtccggccaatcacggctcccactggctgcggtttgctgctccaggacaatgggagctgctggaagccgtGCGGGATGAGGGACACTGGACTAGAGGATGGTGGGACAGGGTTGCAACCTGTAATTCCCACGTTGTATCTGTAAATTGGTTCACAAACTACAATCCATTACTGGGACACAGGCTGATAGCCTGGCAgagtaaaaaaatatttcagaagaaaAGGGAACATCTGAAAAAATGGAAAGGTTGGAAAGAGTTTTGAGTAACAGCTTGACAAATTTTGTCTAGGAATATGGTAATAATCTTTGGAAGCCTGGGACCTTCTCTGGGCCTGGGGCATTCCTGCAGCTCTGTAAGCAAATGGTAGCAATAAtagtaaataaaaaaatagatCAATTAAAGGCAAAAGTAAAGGAGTTAGAAACGAAAGCAGATAGCCGAAAGGCAGAGTCAGACACTCTTAGGGCTATGACTCTGACTCAGGCAGCACAGCGACTGGCAATGCAGAGACAAATGtgtagtagtttaaaaaaaaagtgagtgaaAGCTGGAGCAGGAAGTATATGAATTGAAAAGGCAGAAAGTGAAAagggaaagtgtgtgtggggggaagtgaggagtccttgtggcacctcagagactaacaaatttatttgggcataagttttggtggactagaacccacttcatcagctgtatgaagtaaaagatataggagcaggtataaatacatgaaaggatgggggttgctttaccaagtgtgagttcagtctaacaagataaatcaattaacagcaggataccaagggaggagaaataacttttgaagtggtaagagggtggcccattacagacagttgacaagaaggtgtgagtaacagtaggaagAAATaggtattggggaaattaagtttaggttttgtaatgacccaaccactcccagtctttattcaagcctaatctgatggtatctagtttgcaaattaattctaattctgcagcttcacattggagtctgctTTTGAAGTTTTATTGTTGAAGAATTGCCGCTTTGAGGTctattattgagtgaccagagaggttgaagtgctctcctaccagtttttgaatgttatgattcctgatgttagatttgtgtccatttattcttttgcatagagactgtccggtttggccaatgtacatggcagaggggcattgctggtgtAAGCGGaggaatggtcccactattgtggggaactttcctggcttctgtgcTACCCTGGTGAAgagggctagcgaaaggatctgagtcctcgctcccacttcctttacccagaggcctccttgcccttgaggactccccttccattttcctgtctggcagagttctCGTAACCCCAACAAAGCTGGgctcaggattcctggggggctcgacccccaaccctgctatggtcacctaggacaggggctagggtgtccccactccggagtaccctctctgcactgggcacctccctgacccactgattatTCCATAcagtttaaagcaaatacaagatgtttaattaaaaattaatttttaaaaataaggaaaaatgggaaaggttacaggaaaacacatcaccctgctccatggcagggaacattacaaagagtgtctctggacatcaaggcaattcacagtctgttccttgtaggttcCAGGCCTCCGTctcaggctctggctgtgctgcagggatgctgcgggttggacacttgcaatggtgaTGACCACACACCTccgggctttgggtggtgggacccttcttcccagcgtcaGCCCCTCGTCAGGTTaagatccccctcccagcctggcctgcaaggacccttggctgggggtgtctttctgcGCTAGGCCCTTTGCCCAAGTTCCCCCCTTGGCTGGCTCCGGCTGTtcaccacacctggctctgtggctgaCAGCTCTGCCCCCaacacaggatctgctctccctaggctgtgcctctggctctggggctgcagctctAGCCCCTCTGGATCTGACATGGCTCTGCtctccagctcagcttgggcccctgctttctgcgtagctcggccccactctgtctgacctaGGCAATTCTAGCTCACATGGAGGACGGGACCCATCCTGGCCTtctgactccttgattagcctggccatcctgtcaatcaggctgacctggaacatTGGCCTCTCACCactgttcctggggactgtcagtctcagggtcctgatttcttATCGACCTCTcctcttttagtgctgggagctagcaaccaaaacacccccactgaatgttagggtatgtctacactacgggattattccgattttacataaaccagttttgtaaaacagattgtataaagtcaagtgcatgcagccacactaagcacattaattcggcggtgtgtgtccatggtccgaggctagcgtcgatttccagagcattgcactgtgggtagctattccgtagctatcccatagttcccgcagtctcccccgccccttggaattctggtttgagatcccagtgcctgatggggcaaaaatcattgttgcgggtggttctgggtaaatgtcgtcactcattccttcctctgggaaagcaacggcagacaatcatttcgcgccctttttccctggattgccttggcagatgccatagcatggcaaccatggagcccgttcagcttttttttttttttttttactgtcaccgtatgtctacctgatgctgctgacagaggtaatactgcagcgctacacagcagcattcacttgcttttgcacgatagcagagatggttatcagtcgttctgtactgtctgctgccagtgtaaattggcaatgagatgacggttatctgtcgttctgtactgtctgctgctct
Coding sequences within:
- the POLD4 gene encoding DNA polymerase delta subunit 4 isoform X1; its protein translation is MSWRRSQPSPLGAMGRKRLITDSFQVVKRQHRDPDTKEGSLQPEAVPVPAESPTDSSLHPAQLEMLKQFDLSWEYGPCTGITRLQRWERAESLGLSPPLMVRETLLEHEGDPSFMHCLWHDYPL
- the POLD4 gene encoding DNA polymerase delta subunit 4 isoform X2 → MGRKRLITDSFQVVKRQHRDPDTKEGSLQPEAVPVPAESPTDSSLHPAQLEMLKQFDLSWEYGPCTGITRLQRWERAESLGLSPPLMVRETLLEHEGDPSFMHCLWHDYPL